The following coding sequences lie in one Hoplias malabaricus isolate fHopMal1 chromosome 14, fHopMal1.hap1, whole genome shotgun sequence genomic window:
- the nkx3-1 gene encoding homeobox protein Nkx-3.1 has product MCPAAEMETSNKPLTSFFIEDILCLKKEEKKREETSGTSSGSNPPEAETEWSTGGEEDPALLLSATEATLARTDSPDGSQETSPNSSLGNIITKQKRSRAAFTHLQVLELEKKFSRQKYLSAPERAHLATALRLTETQVKIWFQNRRYKTKRKQLASEYGKDCFHKPEMSSTAEEDLFRASLLATVYKSYPSYQPCVYDLHGLGVWRPAVW; this is encoded by the exons ATGTGTCCGGCCGCGGAGATGGAGACCTCAAACAAGCCGTTAACGTCTTTCTTCATCGAAGACATTCTGTGTTtgaaaaaagaggagaagaagCGAGAAGAGACGAGCGGCACTTCCAGCGGAAGTAATCCACCCGAAGCCGAGACAGAGTGGAGTACCGGCGGGGAGGAGGACCCCGCTCTCCTGCTCTCCGCCACTGAGGCAACATTAGCTCGGACAG ATTCACCAGACGGTTCCCAAGAAACCAGCCCCAATAGCAGTTTGGGTAACATCATCACCAAACAGAAGCGTTCCCGCGCCGCCTTCACACACTTGCAGGTACTGGAGCTGGAGAAGAAGTTCAGTCGTCAGAAGTACCTATCTGCACCTGAAAGAGCTCATCTGGCCACGGCTCTGCGCCTCACGGAAACACAGGTCAAGATCTGGTTCCAGAACCGCAGATACAAGACCAAACGCAAACAACTGGCCAGTGAATACGGCAAAGACTGCTTCCACAAGCCGGAAATGAGCAGCACGGCCGAGGAGGACCTGTTCAGAGCGTCTCTTCTGGCCACAGTCTACAAATCCTACCCTTCGTACCAGCCGTGTGTGTACGATTTACACGGACTGGGAGTGTGGAGGCCAGCGGTGTGGTGA